The genomic window TTTATGAAGTTTANATCTTGAATACATTTAATTATACTgaaattatttttagaaagtcgaaatataatttttttttttggaaacgtTTTATCAAAGATCTTTTGAAACCAAAATGGTAATTACTCCCAAAATTTATATTGATAGATACTATTTAAAACAAAAGAGTACTTTTTCAGAAGGTGTCTTGAGAAAACTAAAAGCAAGTAATCAGAGAATATATAGATTTCACATCATTTTAGTTTCAAGAATGCTATGTTTATAACTATATCTAACAACTATATTCAACCGTGTTCATTATAATTCAGTGGTTTAAATTATAAGGTCCAGTGAAGAATTCAACAACATAATACTATAATAGTATAGTAGAGTCCAATATAATGTATAAATTTCTTTTGTATATCATATAATATAATCTTCTCCTATTTATAAGTTTGTGTCAGATAAAATTACTTTTATGGACAAAAATCTAGATACGTATATCGTTCAACTAAATTAATACAATTATTATAACATCAAATATCAGGTTACGCCCCAAGAATTAAGCCAATATTGGCTTTTATGATGATGAGTGTTATTATAGTTCATCATTTTATTGGGCGAAAGTAAGGCTAAATGGTTAAATTTATCCTTGAAATATCATTCGTTTTTTAAATtagttcttaaaatttttttttaattaaattcgtcttttaaatattttaaattaatcgcGTTAGTCCTTCTGTCATTTTCTTTGTTGATAGTGCCAAAATTTGTTAGTTTGACACGTTAAGTGATATTATAATACACACATAGaagtcttaattgactattaacatgataggtttataaaattagatcaaacCAAAACCTAATTTAGGGGAGAACTTGAGGCATTGGAATCCCTCAATTTAgggttgatttgatctaatttcataaacttatcatgTTAGCCGTTAATTAAGACTACTAGGTGTATGTGGTGGTGTCACTTAATGTAtcacattaaaaaaattttgacgcGGTTAGCAACGAAAATGACCGAAAAACTAAAATGATTAAGTTAAAACTTTTTAAGGATGGATTTGATTAAATAAAGATTTTAGAGATTAATTTGACTATTTACTGGGAGAAGTAATTACAATTCATCATTATACATGGCTTCTACAAATGGCACAACATTCTGATGTTTTAGAAGGTAAGTAGCAGCTAGTGATGCATGAAGTGCAGCACCATAAGGAAGTGCATCTTCATTGACTGTGAAAAAAGGTGAATGTAACGAGTGAAGCCTTTCATTTGATGCATTCTGCATTCCAAGCCAAAAGAAGTAGCCAGGTATAACCTCTTGATAGAACGAATAGTCTTCAGCTCCCATCATTGGTGGAACCTCAATAACTTTACTTGCACCCAGCAAAGTCCCTGCCACAGTTTGAAAATGCTTGTGTAGTTTCCCATCATTTATGGTAGCAGGATAGAAAGGTTTCTCTCCCTCTAGGAAGTTCACTGTTGCGTTGCACCGCTGCACTGCGGCCTGCGCTACAATAACCTGCATATGATTCATGAAGAAGCAGAAAGCATGAACAAAAAACCAGAGAACAAAATTAATCATACACCAGAAAAAACATATCAGAACCTTTCCTCATGAAATCGGCTTTAGCAAGTTCCGAATTGCAGCGAATAAACAAGTTCTTTAAGTTGCAACATAACTCATAAGTTTATTAAAATGGGGCAGTTTTAATTTTCATAATACATGTAGTGATTACTCATTTTATTTAAGTAACACCTTCATGAAATAGCCTTTTGGTTTAACAACCATAAGAAGGAAAGAACACAAGTTAATTACTGAGGTTATGATGGATGTAAAAAAAGTATAGATCATTAATCTTAGTTTATGTTTAgcacataaaaattaatttattctgcTACATAGCATACCTGCTCAATGCGATGTCTCAGTTGCAAGAAACTTTCTTTCGAGAAAGCTCGGAAGGTGCCACCAATTGTGACAGAATCTGGAATAACATTGAATGCATCACCTCCTTGGAATTTTGCAACTGTCACAACCTACAGGGACATGCTTTACATTAGTATGAAAAAGAGTTATGGTCTCCATACACAAGAAAAACCCTTAGGGAAACAAGTCTTTCACTAGATCCAACATAGCTGACTGTTGGCTTGAACATGTTATCTTGAGCTTGAAGTCACACAGAGACAACTTAACCGTTGTTTCAAGGTTCCCTTTGTTAGTGGAATGAAGTAAAAGGGAGGGAGTGAGGAAGGAAAGACATAAAGAATCATTTCAGTTCTTTCAACGACAACATATTGAATGGTTTGACTGGCAATTTAGGAGCAGTTCCACAAACTAAGATCTCAAATTATGTTGTTCCAAACTGGTCTTTCTGAAGTTTATGTGCATAACACATTATGAAAGCTGAAAAATAGCTAAACAAATTAGGTTGCTATCTCAGGCCTTGCCATCATTTTCTATTGTTCATTCTGATGCACATATACAGCACAATTCAGCATGTAGAAGAGAGGCTAACTACTTTTCACAGAAACAATTGCAAATAAGAGAATCATGGGAAGAGAAAATGAAGAAATCAACTGAAATTACCTGGGAATCCAGAGGATCGGATTCACGAGATACAAGGTGTTGTAAGCTAACAATCACATTAGAAGCTGCCAAAATAGGGTCTATAGAATGTTGAGGAATAGCTGCATGACCCCCCTTTCCATTTATTGTTGCTTCAAAGAAACCACTTGCTGCCATTAATGTACCAGACCTTGAGCCTACTTCGCCTACACGAATATTAGGGGCAACATGCAATCCAAAGATAGCACCTACATCTTTTAAAGCTCCGGCTTCTATAACCTTTTTAGCCCCTGCACCTCCTTCCTCTGCTGGTTGGAAAACAAGTACAACAGTTCCCTGTTTGCGCAACGAAATAATTAGTCCATCGAAGATCTATTAACAATGTAGAAGATAATGGCAGGGAGAGATGGATGATGCTTCAGTAAGAACTTCTTCAtctgtttgttttcttttctctATTCTCCTATATTCTAAGAAAAAGCACCAACAATTAATTCTTTCATGATTTAAGGAGAAAGTATTAGGTGTCACATTTTAGCTAAGACCTACCATAATCTTGTATGTTAAGCTTAAATGTTACTCTATCAATGCCATTAACATGATCCACTTAACTACCTAAGTGTTCCATTCCATGAACAGCTAATAATTTCTTCGATTTAAGATGTATGGCACATGATAAATATCATAATTTTACAAATTACAACTGTAGGTAAATTGGAATTGGAAATAATTTGGCATCAATCCCATATGTTGAACAATTTAAGCCATCATTGATCTTAATATGATGAGAATTATAAAACCAAAAACACATAAGCATAATAAAAAAAGAACATAACATTAtgcagaaagaaaaagggaactaTAAGAAAACAAACTTGTATCTCTTTTTCATGCTGTTTGAGAATGTTAGCAGCACCAAGAACCATAGTAACATGAGCATCATGACCACAAGCATGCATCTTCCCTGGTACTTTACTCTTGTGCTCCCATTCCACCATTTCCTAAGGTTACATACAGCAATAATTCAATAACATATattaaaaaagggaaaaaaattcaATGAATCTGCAAAAATTGAAGAATGACATgatagagatataactattaatATTGACTTCTCCCATCAGATTAAGCTTTAGAGACGAGTGATTTCATGACATAGGATCAGAGCACTATACAAAAATCAAGCAAATCCAAAAAGGCTCTTAATTGAGGGGAGTATTAAAAGATATaaccattaatttttttttcctatCCGCCTAAACTTTTGGAACgagtggtttcatgacatgaCAAAATTGCTTTTAAACTTGTAACAGCAATAATAACCTAATTTCATGAAATAGGGTCAACTACATGAATCAATAGACATTGTACTATAGTATCAGGATTCAAAAGTTAAAGGCGTGATATGAAGCATGTGATAAGTAAAGAATATTTAGTTATAGACTATGGAATTCATGTAATATGACCTGCATAGGAAGAGCATCCATATCAGCTCTTAGAGCAACAAAAGGAGGTTTTCGAGTTCCAATGTATCCAATAACACCAGTTCCAGCAACTGGATGCTTATATGAAATTCCCAATTTATCCAACTCTATTCTTATGAGCTCACTGGTCTTAAATTCCTCATATAGCAATTCTGGGTACTCGTGAATCTTCCTTCTGATGTTCACCATCCAATCGAAAGTTTCAGGCTTTTTGGCAAAATCGAGAAACCTGGTGGGGATTGTTGATGATGAGAGTTGTTCTGAAACTGAGAAGATGGGTGTTGCGGCAAGAAAGACATGGAGGATGATGGCAATGAAGAGATGGAACAAAGTGAAGGAAGCCATTGGTATGATGGTATCTACTCCAACTAAGTTGTAGTGAATGTGTgtgtgagggagagagagagcaCAAAAGTGAAACGGAAATGGAACCATGACAGCTTCCCTATCACTACACGACACGTGGCAAAGTTTCTACTACCAATAATTATCAACGACTATGTATATGTATCAACTAATTAAATGGCCATCTAAAATAAACATTAAGAAAACAACTTAGAAAATTAATTATGTATACTTATTTATGAATGGCTATTATTGACGAAtgttaactaataaaaaatataagaaagaatCAAAGTGAGTGATTGATACTTTGAAACTCGATTTGGTATattattagaagaaaaaaaaataaaaaatattatttatatattaaaattaattatcaatatatttgtatataaaaatatattatttaataaaaatattttgtatactAAATNNNNNNNNNNNNNNNNNNNNNNNNNNNNNNNNNNNNNNNNNNNNNNNNNNNNNNNNNNNNNNNNNNNNNNNNNNNNNNNNNNNNNNNNNNNNNNNNNNNNNNNNNNNNNNNNNNNNNNNNNNNNNNNNNNNNNNNNNNNNNNNNNNNNNNNNNNNNNNNNNNNNNNNNNNNNNNNNNNNNNNNNNNNNNNNNNNNNNNNNNNNNNNNNNNNNNNNNNNNNNNNNNNNNNNNNNNNNNNNNNNNNNNNNNNNNNNNNNNNNNNNNNNNNNNNNNNNNNNNNNNNNNNNNNNNNNNNNNNNNNNNNNNNNNNNNNNNNNNNNNNNNNNNNNNNNNNNNNNNNNNNNNNNNNNNNNNNNNNNNNNNNNNNNNNNNNNNNNNNNNNNNNNNNNNNNNNNNNNNNNNNNNNNNNNNNNNNNNNNNNNNNNNNNNNNNNNNNNNNNNNNNNNNNNNNNNNNNNNNNNNNNNNNNNNNNNNNNNNNNNNNNNNNNNNNNNNNNNNNNNNNNNNNNNNNNNNNNNNNNNNNNNNNNNNNNNNNNNNNNNNNNNNNNNNNNNNNNNNNNNNNNNNNNNNNNNNNNNNNNNNNNNNNNNNNNNNNNNNNNNNNNNNNNNNNNNNNNNNNNNNNNNNNNNNNNNNNNNNNNNNNNNNNNNNNNNNNNNNNNNNNNNNNNNNNNNNNNNNNNNNNNNNNNNNNNNNNNNNNNNNNNNNNNNNNNNNNNNNNNNNNNNNNNNNNNNNNNNNNNNNNNNNNNNNNNNNNNNNNNNNNNNNNNNNNNNNNNNNNNNNNNNNNNNNNNNNNNNNNNNNNN from Arachis ipaensis cultivar K30076 chromosome B09, Araip1.1, whole genome shotgun sequence includes these protein-coding regions:
- the LOC107617295 gene encoding IAA-amino acid hydrolase ILR1-like 4, which codes for MASFTLFHLFIAIILHVFLAATPIFSVSEQLSSSTIPTRFLDFAKKPETFDWMVNIRRKIHEYPELLYEEFKTSELIRIELDKLGISYKHPVAGTGVIGYIGTRKPPFVALRADMDALPMQEMVEWEHKSKVPGKMHACGHDAHVTMVLGAANILKQHEKEIQGTVVLVFQPAEEGGAGAKKVIEAGALKDVGAIFGLHVAPNIRVGEVGSRSGTLMAASGFFEATINGKGGHAAIPQHSIDPILAASNVIVSLQHLVSRESDPLDSQVVTVAKFQGGDAFNVIPDSVTIGGTFRAFSKESFLQLRHRIEQVIVAQAAVQRCNATVNFLEGEKPFYPATINDGKLHKHFQTVAGTLLGASKVIEVPPMMGAEDYSFYQEVIPGYFFWLGMQNASNERLHSLHSPFFTVNEDALPYGAALHASLAATYLLKHQNVVPFVEAMYNDEL